A window from Bdellovibrionales bacterium encodes these proteins:
- a CDS encoding cysteine desulfurase, with the protein MDSISKPIYLDYNSTTPVDPQVFAAMEPYFKTHFGNPSSFAHQWGWAAQKAVDKARVQLSDLIGTKPLELTFTGGATESNNWVVFGLIEKFRAENRNEPIHIIASHIEHSSVMNSLKEAQRRGVEVDFVKTNKYGQVEVETVAKAIKPHTKLMSFIWVNNEIGSINPIRELAQLAKEKQIYIHTDATQAVGKIPVNVQEAPVDLLSASAHKFYGPKGIGFLYVRSAHPKVSLPPFIFGGGQEHGNRSGTHNVPGIVGLGAAAEICHKQLPEEYERTTELRNYLWMGLQQRLPSARLNGHPTERSPINLNITFPGKNIEQLLPKLGRLGFSQGSACHTGTLEVSPMLVALGLTPEEAQGTLRLSLGRWTTKEDLDTAIEVLAKALN; encoded by the coding sequence ATGGACAGTATAAGCAAACCCATTTATTTGGATTACAACTCAACGACGCCTGTAGACCCGCAGGTTTTTGCCGCGATGGAGCCTTACTTTAAGACTCACTTCGGCAATCCTTCGAGCTTCGCCCATCAATGGGGCTGGGCCGCACAAAAGGCCGTCGACAAAGCCCGCGTGCAGTTGTCGGATCTCATTGGCACAAAACCTCTGGAGCTGACTTTTACCGGCGGGGCGACTGAGAGCAATAACTGGGTCGTCTTTGGACTGATTGAAAAATTTCGCGCCGAAAACCGCAACGAACCGATTCACATTATCGCGAGCCACATCGAGCATAGCTCCGTGATGAACTCGCTCAAAGAAGCTCAACGTCGCGGCGTTGAAGTCGATTTCGTAAAGACCAATAAATACGGCCAGGTCGAAGTCGAAACCGTCGCAAAAGCGATTAAGCCGCACACCAAACTGATGAGCTTTATTTGGGTGAACAACGAAATCGGCAGTATCAACCCGATCCGTGAGCTCGCACAACTCGCAAAAGAAAAACAGATCTACATTCACACTGATGCCACTCAGGCTGTTGGTAAAATCCCAGTGAATGTGCAAGAAGCGCCAGTGGATTTGCTGTCAGCTTCGGCTCATAAATTCTATGGGCCGAAAGGGATTGGTTTCTTGTACGTGCGAAGCGCTCACCCGAAAGTGAGCCTGCCGCCGTTTATTTTTGGCGGCGGTCAAGAGCACGGAAATCGCTCGGGCACTCACAACGTGCCTGGGATCGTGGGCCTCGGAGCTGCGGCGGAAATCTGCCACAAGCAGCTCCCTGAAGAGTACGAACGCACGACCGAGTTACGTAACTATTTGTGGATGGGACTCCAGCAGCGCCTTCCTTCGGCACGCCTCAATGGACACCCGACGGAGCGCTCGCCGATTAATTTGAACATCACTTTCCCGGGTAAAAACATTGAGCAGCTTTTGCCAAAGCTCGGCCGTTTGGGCTTCAGCCAGGGTTCAGCTTGTCATACGGGAACCCTCGAAGTGAGCCCCATGTTAGTGGCTTTGGGACTGACTCCCGAGGAGGCCCAAGGCACCCTCAGACTCAGCCTGGGACGCTGGACCACGAAGGAGGACCTCGATACGGCCATTGAAGTCCTCGCGAAAGCCTTAAATTAG
- a CDS encoding acyl-CoA dehydrogenase family protein, which yields MSEFNWKQFDLYNPTPEHSMLRETVATFTKEEIEPQAHEYDRKERFNLELFRKVGELGLLGLTVPEQFGGAGMDATAAAIVHEEMSASDPGFTLAYLAHSMLCVNNIAMNASDEQRMKYLPRLCSGEWIGSMSMSEPAVGTDVLGMQTTAVKKGDKYILNGRKMWITNGTIDENKTPCDLTLVYAKTGEKNGRALISSFLVETKFKGFEVGQKIHDKLGMRGSNTAELVFQDCEVPVENLIGAEGDSMIHMMKNLELERLTLAAMSLGIARRSVEIMNRYATEREAFGKSLNFFGQMQRYIADSYAEFKAARTYVYETARRMDLHKEGNRLDSDGVKLVATTMGKNVADRAIQVLGGYGYVGEYVVERLWRDAKLLEIGGGTLEAHQKNITRDLSKSPESLYK from the coding sequence ATGTCTGAATTCAATTGGAAGCAATTTGATCTTTACAATCCCACTCCAGAGCATTCGATGCTTCGCGAAACCGTCGCGACTTTCACCAAGGAAGAAATCGAACCCCAAGCTCATGAGTACGATCGTAAAGAGCGCTTCAATTTGGAGCTTTTCCGCAAAGTCGGCGAACTCGGTCTTTTGGGCCTGACTGTGCCAGAACAATTCGGCGGCGCCGGAATGGATGCGACAGCGGCGGCCATCGTGCACGAAGAAATGTCTGCTTCTGATCCGGGTTTCACATTGGCTTACCTCGCACACTCGATGCTGTGCGTGAACAATATCGCGATGAACGCGAGTGATGAGCAGCGTATGAAGTACTTGCCAAGACTTTGTTCAGGCGAGTGGATCGGCTCTATGTCGATGTCTGAGCCGGCTGTTGGTACCGACGTTCTCGGTATGCAAACGACGGCGGTGAAAAAAGGCGACAAGTACATCTTGAATGGCCGTAAGATGTGGATCACCAACGGCACGATCGATGAAAATAAAACTCCGTGCGATTTGACTTTGGTTTACGCAAAGACCGGCGAGAAAAACGGCCGTGCTTTGATTTCTTCATTCTTGGTTGAAACTAAATTCAAAGGCTTCGAAGTGGGTCAAAAAATCCACGACAAACTCGGCATGCGTGGTTCAAACACGGCGGAACTTGTGTTCCAAGACTGTGAAGTTCCCGTTGAGAACTTGATCGGTGCGGAAGGCGACTCGATGATTCACATGATGAAAAACCTCGAGCTTGAGCGTTTGACTCTGGCTGCGATGAGCTTGGGCATTGCTCGTCGTTCGGTTGAAATCATGAACCGTTACGCGACAGAGCGTGAGGCTTTCGGTAAATCTTTGAACTTCTTTGGTCAAATGCAACGTTACATCGCTGACAGCTACGCTGAGTTCAAAGCAGCTCGTACCTATGTTTACGAGACAGCTCGTCGTATGGATCTGCATAAAGAAGGCAATCGTTTGGATTCAGACGGTGTGAAACTTGTGGCGACAACAATGGGTAAAAACGTCGCGGACCGCGCAATCCAAGTGTTGGGTGGTTACGGTTACGTTGGTGAGTACGTTGTTGAGCGCTTGTGGAGAGATGCAAAATTGCTTGAGATTGGTGGCGGAACTCTCGAAGCTCACCAAAAGAACATCACTCGCGATTTGTCTAAGAGCCCAGAGTCTCTCTACAAATAA
- a CDS encoding vitamin B12-dependent ribonucleotide reductase produces the protein MAKKKTQSSVQRRSAGKSLVFAEHFTTGGQDVEKMFKWSRRDCLIKDRRGGVFFEMKNAEAPEGWSQLAVDIAASKYFRKKTGSFKGEHSVKQMVTRVVDAVVKAGTRQGGVFANKAQAEIFAKELKFILYSQRAAFNSPVWFNVGLFDSYGIVSESEHFAWDEKTKKVQKIQNAYERPQCSACFIQCVEDSLESIFDLAKTEAKLFKYGSGSGTNFSRLRSKYEPLLSGSGTSSGLISFLEVLDRGAGAIKSGGTTRRAAKMVCVDLDHPEVLDFIEWKMREEKKAHALIAAGYEADFEGEAYRTVAGQNANNSVRIPKSFMNALIDHKDWSLRARVSNKVLKTLPAKEVWDRIVHSAWMCADPGVQFHDTINEWHTCPESGKIRASNPCSEYMFLDDSACNLASLNLVKFMTSEGDFDLVSFMHAARIMFTAQEILVDYSSYPTAKIAENSHNYRPLGLGFANLGSFLMRKALPYNSDEGRAWAGAIANLMHGVAYWTSAQLAETRGAFAGYAKNKKSMLKVINKHAKARQQIDWKLVPESFRETCNDLWDDVVVTGTKHGFRNAQATVIAPTGTIGLLMDCDTTGIEPDFSLVKYKKLVGGGEVEIVNQSVTAALRVLRYPEKEIESIMAYIKQHRTIEGSPDLRAEDLPVFDCASAQAGKRALPPESHIKMMAAVQPFISGAISKTVNMPNSATEKDISEIYLQSWHLGLKAVAIYRDGSKMSQPLNQSKDTVKDSVKEQRKVVDNTQNATWTMKCPECGSDTVLTSGCYRCPNCGSTVGCA, from the coding sequence ATGGCAAAAAAGAAAACACAAAGCTCAGTTCAACGTCGCTCCGCTGGTAAGTCCCTCGTCTTTGCAGAGCACTTTACGACGGGGGGCCAAGACGTCGAGAAGATGTTTAAATGGAGCCGCAGGGATTGTCTTATCAAAGACCGTCGCGGCGGCGTCTTCTTTGAGATGAAAAATGCCGAAGCTCCCGAAGGCTGGTCGCAACTGGCAGTCGACATTGCCGCGAGTAAATATTTCCGTAAAAAGACGGGGAGTTTCAAGGGCGAACACTCAGTAAAGCAAATGGTGACTCGCGTGGTGGATGCAGTGGTGAAAGCTGGCACTCGGCAAGGCGGCGTTTTTGCTAATAAAGCCCAAGCGGAAATTTTTGCCAAAGAGTTGAAGTTTATTCTGTACTCACAGCGCGCGGCCTTTAACAGTCCTGTGTGGTTTAACGTTGGACTGTTTGATAGTTATGGCATTGTCTCTGAGAGTGAGCATTTTGCCTGGGACGAAAAAACCAAGAAGGTGCAGAAAATTCAAAATGCGTATGAGCGCCCGCAGTGCTCAGCTTGTTTCATTCAATGTGTCGAAGACAGTCTGGAAAGTATTTTTGACCTCGCCAAAACCGAAGCGAAGTTATTTAAATATGGATCCGGCTCGGGAACAAATTTCTCGCGCCTGCGTAGTAAGTACGAACCGCTTTTGAGCGGTAGCGGGACCAGCTCTGGATTGATTTCTTTTTTGGAAGTTTTAGATCGCGGTGCCGGAGCGATTAAGTCGGGCGGCACCACTCGCCGGGCGGCGAAGATGGTCTGTGTGGATCTGGATCATCCCGAAGTGCTGGATTTTATTGAGTGGAAAATGCGCGAAGAGAAAAAAGCCCACGCCTTGATCGCCGCAGGCTATGAGGCGGATTTTGAAGGTGAAGCCTACAGAACCGTTGCGGGGCAAAACGCCAATAACTCCGTTCGTATTCCAAAATCATTTATGAATGCATTGATTGATCACAAAGATTGGTCGTTGCGTGCACGAGTCAGCAATAAAGTTTTAAAAACATTGCCGGCCAAAGAAGTCTGGGATCGCATCGTTCACTCTGCGTGGATGTGCGCGGATCCGGGCGTGCAGTTCCATGACACAATTAATGAATGGCATACGTGCCCTGAATCCGGCAAAATCCGCGCAAGCAACCCGTGTTCAGAGTATATGTTCCTGGATGACAGCGCCTGCAACTTGGCGTCGCTGAATCTTGTCAAATTCATGACATCCGAAGGGGATTTCGACCTCGTGAGTTTCATGCATGCCGCTCGCATCATGTTCACGGCGCAAGAAATTCTGGTCGATTATTCGAGCTATCCGACCGCAAAGATCGCTGAGAATAGCCACAACTATCGTCCCCTGGGTTTGGGCTTTGCCAATCTTGGAAGTTTCTTAATGAGAAAAGCACTGCCATACAACAGCGATGAGGGGCGCGCTTGGGCTGGAGCGATTGCGAATCTGATGCACGGAGTGGCTTATTGGACAAGCGCGCAGCTTGCCGAAACTCGTGGTGCTTTTGCGGGTTATGCCAAAAATAAAAAGTCGATGCTCAAGGTGATCAATAAGCATGCTAAAGCTCGTCAACAAATTGACTGGAAGCTTGTGCCGGAATCTTTCCGCGAAACATGCAACGATCTATGGGACGATGTTGTCGTCACGGGCACAAAGCATGGCTTTCGTAATGCTCAGGCCACAGTGATTGCACCGACAGGCACCATTGGCCTTTTGATGGATTGTGATACGACGGGGATTGAACCTGATTTTTCTCTCGTAAAATATAAAAAACTTGTTGGCGGCGGTGAGGTTGAAATCGTCAATCAATCAGTGACGGCCGCCTTGCGTGTGTTGCGCTATCCTGAAAAAGAGATTGAAAGTATTATGGCTTACATCAAACAACATCGCACGATCGAAGGCTCGCCGGACTTGCGTGCGGAAGATCTGCCGGTGTTTGATTGCGCTTCTGCTCAAGCTGGAAAGCGTGCTCTGCCGCCGGAAAGTCATATTAAAATGATGGCGGCAGTGCAGCCATTTATTAGCGGCGCGATTTCGAAAACGGTGAACATGCCAAATTCGGCCACAGAGAAAGATATTAGCGAGATCTATTTACAATCTTGGCATCTGGGCTTGAAAGCCGTGGCGATCTACCGTGATGGCAGCAAAATGAGTCAGCCATTGAATCAGTCGAAGGACACTGTTAAAGACTCTGTGAAAGAGCAAAGAAAAGTTGTTGATAATACGCAAAATGCGACATGGACAATGAAGTGCCCGGAATGCGGCAGTGATACTGTTTTGACGAGTGGCTGCTACCGCTGTCCAAACTGTGGCAGCACCGTGGGATGTGCTTAG
- a CDS encoding TPM domain-containing protein, translating to MTRWLFAFALLFASWAHAAFEVPRLTGPVMDEVGVLRPQDRRDLEDVIRDYNSQGKAQLQVLVIDSLGDLTIEEASIKITDAWKLGTAKKDNGILFLIAPNERKLRIEVGQGLEGALPDVIAKRIIADTVVPLFKARNLSAGIVVGTYQIIKYIDQEYADQHLSQPEPEPTKSIPGWVIIVILLLLLFIGRFLPASSFRGGGRGGWGGGGFGGGGFGGGGGGGWSGGGGGFSGGGASGSW from the coding sequence ATGACTCGCTGGCTGTTTGCTTTCGCATTGTTGTTTGCGAGCTGGGCCCACGCGGCATTTGAAGTGCCGCGCCTGACGGGTCCCGTGATGGATGAGGTGGGGGTTTTGCGTCCACAGGATCGTCGGGATCTTGAGGATGTCATCCGTGATTACAACAGCCAGGGAAAAGCGCAGTTACAAGTTCTTGTTATCGATTCTCTCGGAGATCTGACGATTGAAGAAGCCTCCATCAAAATCACCGATGCGTGGAAATTGGGGACGGCGAAAAAAGACAACGGTATTTTATTTTTGATTGCGCCGAATGAGCGCAAGCTCCGCATCGAAGTGGGGCAGGGGCTCGAGGGCGCTCTGCCTGACGTGATCGCGAAGCGAATTATCGCGGATACAGTGGTTCCTCTTTTTAAAGCCCGCAATCTTTCTGCGGGTATTGTTGTTGGTACTTATCAAATCATTAAGTACATCGATCAAGAATATGCGGATCAACATCTGTCACAACCAGAACCTGAGCCGACAAAAAGCATTCCGGGCTGGGTGATCATCGTCATTCTTCTTTTATTGTTGTTCATCGGGCGCTTCTTGCCGGCGTCTTCATTCCGTGGCGGTGGCCGTGGTGGATGGGGCGGCGGCGGCTTCGGAGGTGGAGGCTTCGGTGGCGGTGGAGGCGGCGGCTGGTCCGGCGGTGGCGGTGGTTTCAGTGGAGGCGGAGCTTCGGGCTCATGGTGA
- a CDS encoding iron-sulfur cluster assembly accessory protein: MITISESAAKKLANLKSEEGQVDEAFLRVEVKKGGCSGLSYKMNFDTVSREGDKLFESNGQKIAVDPQSLLYILGMTLEYSGGLNGKGFVFNNPNASKNCGCGSSFNV; this comes from the coding sequence GTGATCACAATCTCTGAATCTGCCGCAAAAAAGTTAGCAAATTTGAAATCAGAAGAAGGTCAAGTTGATGAGGCTTTCTTGCGCGTTGAAGTTAAAAAAGGTGGATGCTCGGGCTTGTCTTACAAGATGAATTTCGACACGGTTTCTCGCGAAGGCGATAAACTGTTTGAAAGCAACGGCCAGAAAATCGCCGTCGACCCGCAAAGCTTGCTCTACATTTTGGGGATGACTCTGGAATATTCCGGCGGCCTCAATGGTAAGGGCTTTGTTTTTAATAATCCCAATGCCAGCAAAAACTGCGGCTGCGGATCTTCATTCAACGTTTAA
- a CDS encoding LemA family protein, producing MKTLTKLATLFLTLSVLSGCGMQSIPQAKNQVEASLAEIQNQYKRRADLIPNLVSVVKGYAKHEEQTLTSVIEARAKATQVTIDPSKVTPEKLKEYQAAQSGVSQALGRLMVVSEQYPNLKADTQFRDLQAQLEGTENRITVARQRYIQSVQEFNNLVTVPPTSWTNSMLYHHEKMPQWDVSEDEKGKVEKPPQVNF from the coding sequence ATGAAAACACTAACAAAACTCGCAACTCTCTTTTTAACACTTTCTGTTCTTTCTGGTTGTGGTATGCAGTCTATTCCTCAGGCTAAGAACCAGGTCGAGGCCTCCCTCGCTGAAATTCAGAATCAGTACAAACGTCGAGCTGATTTGATTCCAAATCTCGTCAGTGTTGTTAAAGGATACGCAAAACACGAAGAGCAAACTTTGACTTCCGTCATTGAAGCCCGTGCAAAAGCAACTCAAGTGACCATTGACCCTAGCAAAGTTACACCTGAAAAATTGAAAGAGTATCAAGCGGCGCAAAGTGGCGTTTCACAAGCTCTCGGTCGTCTGATGGTAGTGTCTGAGCAATATCCAAACTTGAAAGCCGATACTCAGTTCCGCGATTTGCAAGCGCAACTCGAAGGCACTGAAAACCGCATTACAGTGGCTCGTCAAAGATACATTCAATCTGTGCAAGAGTTTAACAATCTTGTGACGGTTCCGCCGACAAGCTGGACGAACTCGATGCTTTACCACCACGAGAAAATGCCTCAGTGGGATGTGTCTGAAGATGAAAAAGGCAAAGTAGAAAAACCACCACAAGTGAATTTCTAA
- a CDS encoding RNA methyltransferase — translation MFPHSDRIPVDANLNVHYELVLQHIGPLLTAERRQKIDRVVAGRNFETAVVLEGIYDRGNISAVMRTAEGLGYANFHVVETQEKFKEANRVTQGADKWVEVQKWKQSKDCIQALRDQGYRICVTTLEASKPIAEIDFSGKTALVLGNERDGVSREMIDAADERMIIPMPGFVQSFNISVAGALCLYHIMQDRIRRTGSNADLTPKEQEILKALYYMRTQDSAADYLKEMFSRGTLA, via the coding sequence ATGTTCCCTCATTCTGACCGTATTCCTGTCGATGCAAACCTGAACGTTCACTACGAGCTCGTCTTGCAACACATTGGCCCTCTGCTGACAGCGGAGCGCCGTCAAAAAATCGACAGGGTCGTAGCCGGCCGTAATTTTGAAACGGCGGTTGTACTTGAAGGGATCTATGATCGCGGCAATATCAGTGCCGTGATGAGAACCGCGGAAGGGTTGGGTTATGCCAACTTCCACGTGGTTGAAACTCAGGAAAAATTTAAAGAAGCCAATCGGGTTACTCAAGGTGCCGACAAATGGGTCGAAGTGCAGAAGTGGAAGCAATCCAAAGACTGCATTCAAGCTCTGAGGGACCAAGGCTACCGTATTTGCGTCACAACGTTGGAGGCAAGTAAGCCGATTGCAGAAATCGACTTCTCAGGCAAAACGGCGCTGGTGCTTGGTAATGAACGCGATGGTGTGTCTCGTGAAATGATTGATGCTGCTGATGAGCGCATGATCATTCCGATGCCGGGCTTCGTGCAAAGCTTTAATATCTCTGTGGCCGGCGCGCTGTGCTTGTACCACATCATGCAAGACCGCATTCGCCGTACCGGCAGCAATGCGGATCTCACGCCTAAGGAACAAGAAATCCTAAAAGCGCTCTATTACATGCGCACTCAGGATTCCGCTGCTGATTATCTCAAAGAAATGTTCTCGCGCGGGACTCTGGCTTAA
- a CDS encoding class I SAM-dependent methyltransferase, with protein sequence MDMGSSHSDFIFTQKPAGYNTHSPDIGKKGFVEVLSETTHQELLVVHRLDKETSGAMLFAKNKAAAAELASLFEKHLIQKKYLFLTDKKINLTRFEYESFIEKDKGQFVNVANRAPNSKTLFTKMKTLGKYDLWLAEPTTGKPHQIRLHAEASGIAILGCKEHGGSAFYRLCLHADSLAFEYKGRPYSFQAEDPVWITEIESNSDIEEEELMILEAFQKRQWLLDVMSKPDECFRLSHQDIDSYRIDMFGEYLWFYWYRDSDPTVKDLERFERVATRFKKKYYVRKMLNRGEDPNAQLLWPTKEQNRWIASENAVKFECRNDTGLSPGLFLDQRENRKWVREHSKDKCVLNLFSYTGGFSVNAALGGAKEVVTVDVSNNFLEWSKKNFEVNGLEMPKPEEAGQQRPKLDFKSMMSDEKQKPIYEFWNQDAILFLKGTARRKRKFDLIVCDPPSFGRSKSGTFSISKNYEELIVNCLYCLGKGGLLLFCTNYEKWTQADLVKNIQKLKNQFYFTVLSSPGFCLDFELPDEDPLMKSVIIRKN encoded by the coding sequence ATGGACATGGGCTCTTCTCATTCTGATTTCATTTTTACTCAAAAACCAGCGGGCTATAACACCCATTCACCGGATATTGGCAAAAAGGGATTCGTCGAAGTTCTTTCCGAGACAACGCACCAAGAACTTCTTGTCGTGCACCGTCTCGACAAAGAGACCTCAGGCGCTATGCTGTTTGCCAAAAACAAAGCGGCGGCGGCAGAGCTTGCATCGCTTTTTGAAAAGCATCTCATTCAAAAAAAGTATTTGTTTTTAACCGATAAAAAAATCAATCTGACTCGTTTTGAGTACGAATCTTTCATCGAAAAAGACAAGGGCCAATTCGTCAACGTCGCCAACCGTGCGCCGAATTCAAAAACTCTTTTCACAAAAATGAAAACTCTCGGCAAGTATGATTTGTGGCTGGCGGAACCTACCACCGGCAAACCTCACCAAATCCGCTTGCACGCTGAAGCGAGCGGCATTGCGATTCTCGGCTGCAAAGAACACGGAGGCAGCGCTTTCTATCGCCTGTGCCTTCACGCCGACTCGTTGGCGTTTGAATACAAAGGCCGTCCTTACAGCTTTCAAGCAGAAGATCCTGTTTGGATCACTGAGATTGAAAGCAATTCGGACATCGAAGAAGAAGAGCTGATGATTCTCGAAGCATTTCAAAAACGCCAATGGCTTTTGGATGTGATGAGTAAACCAGATGAATGCTTCCGCCTGAGCCATCAAGACATCGACTCTTACCGTATTGATATGTTCGGTGAGTATTTGTGGTTCTACTGGTACCGCGACAGCGATCCGACAGTAAAAGATCTCGAGCGTTTTGAACGCGTCGCCACTCGCTTCAAAAAGAAGTATTATGTTCGTAAGATGCTCAATCGCGGTGAAGACCCGAATGCGCAACTCTTGTGGCCGACAAAAGAACAAAATCGCTGGATCGCCAGCGAGAACGCCGTGAAATTCGAATGCCGTAACGACACGGGTCTTTCTCCGGGTCTCTTCTTGGATCAACGCGAGAATCGCAAATGGGTGCGCGAGCATAGCAAAGACAAATGTGTCTTAAATCTGTTCTCATACACCGGCGGCTTTAGCGTGAACGCAGCTCTCGGCGGCGCCAAAGAAGTGGTGACAGTCGATGTCAGCAATAACTTCCTGGAGTGGAGCAAAAAGAATTTCGAGGTTAATGGCCTTGAAATGCCAAAACCCGAAGAAGCGGGACAACAGCGGCCCAAGCTTGATTTCAAATCCATGATGTCGGATGAGAAGCAAAAACCCATCTATGAGTTCTGGAACCAGGATGCGATCCTCTTTTTAAAGGGCACAGCCCGCCGTAAGCGTAAATTTGACCTGATTGTCTGCGACCCTCCCTCCTTCGGAAGATCTAAAAGTGGGACATTCAGCATCAGTAAGAACTACGAAGAATTGATCGTCAATTGCCTCTATTGCCTTGGCAAGGGCGGTTTGTTACTATTTTGTACGAACTATGAGAAATGGACCCAGGCTGATCTGGTTAAAAACATCCAAAAGCTCAAAAACCAGTTCTATTTCACGGTTCTCTCTTCTCCTGGATTCTGTTTGGATTTCGAACTTCCCGACGAAGACCCTTTAATGAAGTCGGTGATCATTCGCAAGAATTGA
- a CDS encoding competence/damage-inducible protein A, whose protein sequence is MLVAVVGVGTELTSGQIINKNAAWISKNLKDLGVPTSCHLVVPDDRALILDALHFASERCDTLFVTGGLGPTTDDFTRELISEWTQAPLEFDPGSWEHIVDRLKSRSIEIRESQRQQAMFPKGSIVIENPDGTANAFRMKAFNKDVFVLPGPPSEIAAVWKNGIEEFVREKTKGLDRHITYSWDTIGLGESDVAHMTELCLDGIEIEKGYRVHLPYVEVKVTCLESRLATLKPAIDRLDKTLHSITVTRNGEDVPDLLAKKLTTIKRLQVQDSLSGSAIVNRLAPALKNYMKSGEWSFANHNDVLLDPQTLCLILRPWDTTTAVAEIYYHGAHFKTYFEAPFMISRMTDRRALYFAERAMIFWLQKMDDLI, encoded by the coding sequence ATGCTAGTTGCAGTCGTCGGTGTCGGAACAGAGCTTACCAGTGGCCAAATTATAAATAAAAATGCGGCCTGGATCTCCAAAAATCTAAAAGATTTGGGAGTTCCTACCAGTTGCCATTTAGTGGTGCCCGATGACCGTGCACTGATCCTCGATGCTCTCCATTTTGCTTCCGAACGCTGTGACACTTTGTTTGTGACCGGCGGCCTTGGCCCCACGACTGACGATTTTACCCGGGAGCTGATTTCGGAATGGACACAAGCACCACTGGAGTTCGATCCGGGCTCTTGGGAGCATATCGTGGATCGTCTGAAATCCCGCTCCATTGAAATTCGCGAAAGCCAGCGCCAACAGGCGATGTTTCCAAAAGGCTCGATCGTGATCGAGAATCCTGACGGCACGGCCAACGCGTTTCGCATGAAGGCCTTCAACAAGGATGTCTTTGTTTTACCAGGCCCGCCGAGTGAAATCGCCGCCGTCTGGAAAAATGGCATCGAAGAATTTGTTCGTGAAAAAACTAAGGGCCTTGATCGTCATATCACCTACTCCTGGGACACGATCGGCCTTGGCGAATCCGACGTGGCACATATGACCGAGCTCTGTCTTGATGGGATTGAAATCGAAAAAGGCTATCGCGTGCATCTGCCTTACGTAGAGGTCAAAGTCACTTGCCTCGAGTCCCGACTCGCGACCCTGAAGCCCGCGATCGACCGTTTAGACAAAACTTTGCATTCGATCACCGTCACTCGTAACGGCGAAGATGTTCCGGATCTGCTCGCCAAAAAATTGACGACCATCAAACGCTTGCAAGTACAGGATTCGCTCTCGGGTTCGGCGATCGTGAACCGTCTGGCACCTGCCTTAAAAAATTATATGAAATCCGGCGAGTGGAGTTTCGCCAATCACAACGACGTCCTTTTAGATCCACAGACTTTGTGTTTAATTCTTCGTCCTTGGGATACGACGACAGCCGTCGCTGAAATTTACTACCATGGAGCGCACTTCAAAACTTATTTCGAAGCCCCCTTCATGATTTCACGGATGACCGACAGAAGGGCCCTGTATTTCGCAGAACGCGCCATGATCTTCTGGCTGCAAAAAATGGATGATCTTATCTAG
- a CDS encoding TPM domain-containing protein, with the protein MHKKWVTKYLSEEQVADISKAVQQAELGTGGDIVPMIVRRSSAVRHVPLVLGLSFALIFLGIEMLGLNGWYFSDFLPFLMGHWAYQVGFLLVLLLIAWGLSHLHPVQRLLTSDEDEKEQVWKRAQLEFFLHRLNRTHKKTAVLIFVSVMERRAVILADEGIAKHLPPQTWEEVLKPLTGFMRSGEWAKGFQDAIRRSGELLKQHLPEHDAANEISNNLIIKE; encoded by the coding sequence ATGCATAAAAAATGGGTCACAAAATATCTTTCTGAAGAACAAGTCGCTGATATCAGTAAAGCCGTGCAACAGGCGGAACTCGGCACCGGTGGCGATATTGTGCCGATGATCGTGCGCCGAAGCTCGGCGGTTCGTCATGTGCCTTTAGTTCTGGGACTGAGCTTTGCTCTGATTTTTTTGGGGATTGAAATGCTGGGCCTGAATGGCTGGTACTTCAGTGATTTCCTGCCATTTCTGATGGGCCACTGGGCTTATCAGGTGGGCTTCTTGCTGGTGCTTTTATTAATCGCTTGGGGGCTCTCGCATCTGCATCCCGTGCAAAGGCTTTTGACTTCTGATGAAGATGAAAAAGAGCAGGTTTGGAAGCGGGCCCAGTTGGAATTTTTCCTCCATCGCTTAAACCGCACCCACAAAAAAACCGCCGTGTTGATCTTTGTTTCCGTGATGGAAAGACGGGCGGTCATTCTGGCTGATGAGGGCATTGCAAAACATCTTCCGCCGCAAACCTGGGAAGAGGTTCTAAAACCACTCACAGGCTTTATGCGAAGCGGGGAATGGGCAAAGGGCTTTCAAGACGCCATTCGCAGAAGCGGCGAGCTACTCAAGCAGCATCTTCCAGAACACGACGCTGCCAACGAAATCAGCAATAACCTCATCATCAAGGAATAG